Proteins encoded by one window of Portunus trituberculatus isolate SZX2019 chromosome 27, ASM1759143v1, whole genome shotgun sequence:
- the LOC123509803 gene encoding kelch-like protein 18, protein MEEEHLTKFDLGDLEQHLVETDDFTIFNQDDLPMGGFQVMEDIRRKGKLCDVTLKVEDQCFTAHRIVLAAVIPYFNAMFTHDMAESKQMEITMQGIEPSALESLINFAYSGKVKIDSSNVQSLLVGASFLQLAKVREACADFLKHRLYPNNVLGIRAFADTLACWSLVEACNRYLQKHFVDVSMSEEFLSLPLPEVRDIISRDELNVQSEENVFEAIMSWTKRDLDQRSDSLPELLTKVRMPLLTPQYLTDRVGTENLIRSSHECRDLLDEAKDYHLMPERRPLLQSFRTRPRCCNDIVGLIYAVGGLTKSGDSLSTVEVYDPIVGRWQMAESMSMLRSRVGVVVMKKKLYAIGGYDGIDRLATVEVFDPASKCWSKVCPMNCKRSAVGAAVLNDQLYVCGGYDGVASLNTVECYHSDTNKWMMVASMTKHRSAAGVVAFDGHVYAIGGHDGLSIFDSVERYDPTTGQWTPVTPMLSKRCRLGAATLNGKLYVCGGYDGSTFLRTVEVYDPITSKWSFIAAMNVTRSRVALVANMGRLYAIGGYDGVSNLSTVEVYNPELDQWEFITSMCAHEGGVGVGVIPLP, encoded by the exons atggaggaggagcatCTCACCAAATTTGATCTCGGGGACCTGGAGCAGCATCTTGTGGAAACCGATGACTTCACGATATTCAACCAGGATGACCTGCCCATGGGCGGCTTCCAGGTCATGGAGGACATCAGGAGGAAGGGCAAGCTGTGTGACGTGACCCTCAAG GTTGAAGACCAATGTTTTACAGCACACAGAATTGTGTTGGCAGCTGTCATCCCATACTTCAATGCAATGTTTACTCATGACATGGCAGAGAGTAAACAAATGGAAATCACCATGCAAGGAATAGAACCCAG TGCACTGGAGTCACTGATCAACTTTGCATACTCTGGGAAGGTGAAGATTGACAGCAGTAATGTGCAGAGCCTCTTAGTCGGTGCATCCTTCCTACAGCTGGCAAAAGTTCGGGAGGCCTGTGCTGACTTCCTTAAACACAG GCTATACCCAAACAATGTGCTGGGTATTCGTGCTTTTGCTGACACCCTGGCTTGCtggtcactggttgaggcctgtaACCGCTACCTTCAGAAACATTTTGTGGATGTCTCCATGTCAGAGGAGTTCTTGAGTCTTCCACTGCCAGAGGTGCGGGACATCATCTCCCGTGATGAACTCAACGTGCAGAGTGAGGAGAAT GTGTTTGAAGCAATCATGTCATGGACCAAACGTGACCTGGACCAGCGATCAGACAGCCTCCCAGAGTTGCTCACCAAGGTGCGCATGCCCTTGCTCACCCCACAATACCTCACTGATAGAGTTGGCACTGAGAACCTGATCAGATCATCCCATGAATGCAG AGACCTGCTGGACGAGGCAAAGGACTACCACCTGATGCCAGAACGACGGCCACTCTTACAGAGCTTCCGGACGAGGCCACGCTGTTGCAATGATATTGTGGGCCTTATCTATGCTGTGGGTGGCCTCACTAAGTCAG GTGATTCTCTAAGTACAGTGGAAGTATATGACCCCATAGTGGGCAGGTGGCAGATGGCTGAGAGCATGTCCATGCTGCGCTCTCGCGTTGGGGTTgtagtgatgaagaaaaagctATATGCCATTGGTGGATATGATGGCATAGACAGACTAGCCACAGTGGAAGTCTTTGATCCAGCCAGCAAATGTTGGAGCAAAGTCTGTCCCATGAATTGTAAAAGAAG TGCGGTGGGAGCTGCGGTGTTGAATGACCAGCTGTACGTGTGTGGTGGCTACGATGGGGTGGCCTCCCTCAATACAGTGGAATGTTACCATAGTGACACCAACAAGTGGATGATGGTGGCCTCCATGACCAAGCACCGCagtgctgctggtgttgttgcttTCGATGGACACGTTTATGCCATTGGCGGGCATGATGGACTCTCTATATTTGACTCG GTGGAGCGTTATGATCCCACCACAGGGCAGTGGACCCCTGTTACTCCAATGCTAAGCAAACGGTGTCGTTTGGGAGCAGCCACACTCAATGGAAAGCTGTATGTATGTGGTGGCTATGATGGCTCCACCTTCCTCAGGACAGTGGAAGTATATGATCCCATCACTAGCAA GTGGTCCTTCATTGCGGCAATGAATGTCACACGGAGTCGAGTGGCTCTGGTGGCCAACATGGGACGCCTCTATGCCATTGGTGGGTATGATGGAGTCTCCAACCTGTCAACAGTAGAGGTGTACAATCCAGAGCTGGACCAGTGGGAGTTCATCACCTCCATGTGTGCCCATGAAGGTGGTGTTGGGGTGGGGGTCATCCCTCTCCCCTGA